The following coding sequences lie in one Helicobacter fennelliae genomic window:
- a CDS encoding class I SAM-dependent methyltransferase → MNSGFARLGGIDYAKNLCAIAQSVLPHAHIVQMQAKDFDTNPQYDCVASFGVFHYFENLNYAKEVIYKMIAKAKKKVLFLDILDSKKRDEDKSYKIKAYGEEEYKKLYEGETKHLYYEKSFFREIAHDLNLKCDIKDQNITGYKNSSFRFNCAISKEKL, encoded by the coding sequence ATTATGCAAAAAATCTTTGTGCTATCGCTCAAAGTGTCTTGCCACACGCTCATATCGTCCAAATGCAAGCAAAAGATTTTGATACAAATCCGCAATATGATTGCGTCGCGTCCTTTGGCGTGTTTCATTATTTTGAGAATCTAAACTATGCAAAAGAAGTGATTTATAAGATGATAGCTAAAGCAAAGAAAAAGGTGCTTTTTTTGGATATTTTAGATTCTAAAAAGCGCGATGAGGACAAAAGCTACAAGATTAAAGCTTACGGAGAAGAGGAATATAAAAAGCTCTATGAGGGTGAAACAAAGCATTTGTATTATGAAAAATCATTTTTTAGAGAAATTGCGCACGACCTCAATCTAAAATGTGATATAAAAGATCAAAATATAACAGGCTATAAAAATTCTAGCTTTAGATTTAACTGCGCAATAAGTAAGGAAAAATTATGA
- a CDS encoding RBBP9/YdeN family alpha/beta hydrolase encodes MQAKKVYIIHGYDAHPHKHWFVWLKGELEQSKNVRVEILSLPNPSAPVLEEWLATLEVQIGVADEHSFIIGHSLGCITTLRYVERLDSVASVGGVLLVSGFDKPLSILPSLNPFTRKPLDYPKLRQIIKQKVVLSAKDDTIVPTELSKELAENLGAEFIQTQTGGHFMESNGFTTFPLVLEKMQAMLGE; translated from the coding sequence ATGCAGGCAAAAAAAGTTTATATTATTCATGGCTATGACGCGCATCCGCACAAGCATTGGTTTGTGTGGCTAAAGGGCGAGCTGGAGCAAAGCAAAAATGTGCGCGTTGAGATTCTAAGCTTGCCAAATCCTAGCGCGCCTGTGCTAGAGGAGTGGCTGGCGACTTTGGAGGTGCAGATCGGCGTGGCGGATGAGCACAGCTTTATTATCGGGCATAGCCTTGGCTGCATTACGACTTTGCGCTATGTGGAGCGGCTAGATTCTGTCGCTAGCGTGGGTGGCGTGCTGCTTGTGAGTGGCTTTGATAAACCCCTAAGCATTTTGCCAAGCCTCAATCCTTTTACGCGAAAGCCGCTAGACTACCCAAAACTGCGACAAATCATCAAGCAAAAAGTCGTGCTAAGCGCTAAAGATGACACAATCGTGCCAACTGAACTAAGCAAAGAGCTCGCAGAAAATCTAGGCGCAGAATTTATACAAACGCAAACAGGCGGGCATTTTATGGAATCCAATGGCTTCACAACCTTCCCACTGGTGTTGGAGAAAATGCAAGCAATGCTGGGGGAATGA
- a CDS encoding DNA-methyltransferase has product MTAPQINFKPPTFESKDKQFILYQGDCNEFLPKFKGEFDLLFADPPYFLSNDGLSIQSGKIVSVNKGEWDKEASISDIDEFNTQWIQNAKTALKDTGSLLISGTYHNIFSLGRVLQKLDFKILNIITWQKTNPPPNFSCRYLTHSTEQIIWARKSAKHKHIFNYDLLKKLNNDKQMRDVWAFPAIAPWEKINGKHPTQKPLALLVRLLLMASNTNSLTGDPFSGSASTGIAANLLGRKFIGFEKESEFVKISVARKLELEKNSEMMKNKIRDIKFLQNLGLF; this is encoded by the coding sequence ATGACAGCTCCTCAAATTAATTTTAAACCCCCAACCTTTGAAAGTAAAGACAAACAATTTATCCTTTATCAAGGCGATTGCAACGAGTTTTTACCAAAGTTTAAAGGAGAATTTGACTTGCTTTTTGCTGATCCGCCTTATTTTCTTTCAAATGATGGCTTAAGCATTCAAAGTGGCAAAATTGTAAGTGTTAATAAGGGCGAGTGGGATAAGGAGGCAAGTATTAGTGATATTGATGAGTTTAACACGCAGTGGATACAAAATGCTAAAACCGCCCTAAAAGATACAGGAAGTTTGCTTATAAGCGGAACTTATCATAATATCTTTTCGCTTGGTAGAGTCTTGCAAAAGCTTGATTTTAAGATTTTAAATATTATCACTTGGCAAAAGACTAATCCTCCACCAAATTTTAGCTGTCGCTATCTGACACACTCAACCGAGCAAATTATTTGGGCGAGAAAATCAGCCAAACACAAACATATTTTTAATTATGATTTGCTGAAAAAACTTAATAATGACAAACAAATGCGTGATGTTTGGGCTTTTCCCGCGATTGCTCCTTGGGAGAAAATAAATGGCAAACACCCTACTCAAAAGCCTTTAGCTTTACTTGTCCGCCTTCTTTTAATGGCAAGTAATACAAACTCGCTCACAGGCGATCCTTTTAGTGGCAGTGCGAGCACAGGCATAGCGGCAAATCTCTTGGGACGAAAATTTATAGGCTTTGAAAAAGAAAGCGAGTTTGTAAAAATCTCGGTGGCAAGAAAACTGGAGCTTGAAAAAAATAGTGAAATGATGAAAAATAAAATAAGAGATATAAAATTCTTGCAAAATTTGGGCTTGTTTTGA
- a CDS encoding phosphocholine cytidylyltransferase family protein, which produces MIAVILAAGLGSRLRGLNGDLPKGFLRISGLELSLIERSIALLSKFGINKIIIGTGYNAKEYDKLALKYSHVLTHKNEHFANTGSAYTLECLKGIIDEDFLLLESDLLYESKALKTLLEDNHKDLILASSLTQSGDEVFLEIVDSKLKNLSKNQSELNSINAELVGISKISLDTFKKLDFTKVKDYEYLLKNFQAKIENNLIWCEIDCLEHLHRAQEKIIPYLDFKDLKITKEKK; this is translated from the coding sequence ATGATAGCAGTGATCTTAGCTGCTGGACTTGGTAGCCGACTAAGAGGACTAAATGGTGATTTGCCTAAGGGATTTTTACGCATTAGCGGACTAGAGCTAAGCCTCATTGAGCGATCAATCGCTCTTTTAAGTAAATTTGGAATAAATAAAATCATAATAGGCACAGGATATAATGCCAAAGAATACGACAAACTTGCCCTAAAATATAGCCATGTACTTACGCATAAAAATGAGCATTTTGCTAATACTGGAAGTGCATATACGCTTGAATGTCTAAAGGGGATTATAGATGAAGATTTTTTGCTTTTAGAATCTGATTTGCTATATGAGAGCAAGGCTCTTAAAACATTGCTTGAAGATAATCACAAAGACTTAATCCTAGCAAGTAGCCTTACACAAAGTGGCGATGAAGTATTTTTAGAGATTGTAGATTCTAAGCTAAAAAATCTCTCCAAAAATCAAAGCGAGCTAAACTCTATAAATGCCGAGCTTGTAGGAATAAGCAAAATTTCACTAGATACTTTTAAAAAGCTAGATTTTACAAAAGTAAAAGATTATGAATATTTACTAAAAAATTTTCAAGCAAAGATAGAAAACAATCTAATTTGGTGTGAGATAGACTGCCTAGAACATTTGCATCGCGCACAAGAAAAAATAATCCCATATTTGGATTTTAAAGACTTAAAAATCACAAAGGAGAAAAAATGA
- a CDS encoding type II restriction endonuclease — MRNRLDFEKFITTLRSSNRTLSFYVDWQKCLKNRDEISISLNHLNFLLGKEKTELKQNITTLFKEYPKAFECLHIILSVRDEKDILFDEFGRQRALNSYFSSIEGIYTFICESGLAEIFADKKIKDLNDFVFGIEVGLDSNARKQRSGKIMENLIAQIFTKANLYFKEQVNIKDFSDLHKAFGDDIKKFDFVIFAEQKSYFIECNFYSVGGSKLNETSRAYQDLAPKFENFSNYEFIWITDGRGWLSAKNKLQEAYKSVEIYNLNNIQDFISKIKK, encoded by the coding sequence ATGAGAAATAGATTGGATTTTGAAAAATTTATAACTACCTTAAGGTCTAGTAATAGAACCCTATCTTTTTATGTAGATTGGCAAAAGTGTTTAAAAAATCGTGATGAAATAAGCATTTCTTTAAATCATCTAAATTTTTTACTTGGCAAAGAAAAAACTGAGTTAAAACAAAATATAACAACGCTTTTTAAAGAATATCCAAAGGCGTTTGAGTGCTTGCATATTATTTTGTCTGTGCGAGATGAAAAGGATATTTTATTTGATGAATTTGGCAGACAAAGAGCTTTAAATTCTTATTTTTCTAGTATAGAAGGAATTTATACTTTTATTTGCGAAAGTGGCTTAGCTGAAATATTTGCAGATAAAAAAATCAAAGATTTAAATGATTTTGTCTTCGGTATAGAAGTAGGACTTGATAGCAATGCACGCAAACAACGAAGTGGTAAAATTATGGAAAACCTCATCGCACAAATTTTTACAAAGGCTAATTTATATTTTAAAGAACAAGTAAATATTAAAGATTTTTCAGATTTACACAAGGCTTTTGGTGATGATATTAAAAAATTTGATTTTGTAATTTTTGCAGAACAAAAAAGTTATTTTATAGAATGTAACTTTTATTCTGTTGGTGGAAGCAAACTCAATGAAACTTCAAGAGCCTATCAAGATTTAGCCCCTAAATTTGAGAATTTTTCAAATTATGAATTTATTTGGATAACTGATGGGCGAGGTTGGTTATCAGCCAAAAACAAACTTCAAGAAGCCTATAAAAGTGTAGAAATTTATAATCTTAACAATATACAAGATTTTATCTCAAAGATAAAAAAATGA
- the guaA gene encoding glutamine-hydrolyzing GMP synthase, whose product MNTQILVLDFGSQYTQLIARRLRECGIYTEIMPYNASIESIRAKRARGLILSGGPASVYEENAYKLDSAIFTLGVPILGICYGMQYIAHFFGGSVVRAEAQEFGKAVLEIADLNLALFKGVKQDSIVWMSHADKVESLPSGFVELAKSGNTHYCAIADFKRNVYALQFHPEVVHSECGGEILRNFAVGICGADTSWNMRNFAESEIAKLREKVLGDSKKVDSKPTQENLQEKGLDSNAEGFCDDFKGCADFEARSLLNINDEATKSNSLKSTQKPTQKVLCAVSGGVDSSVVAILLYRAIGENLIPVFVDTGLLRKGEREAVEAMFKENLKVPLIVADAKELFLGRLKGVTEPEQKRKIIGETFIEVFEAEAKKHNTKGEIKFLAQGTLYPDVIESVSVKGPSKTIKSHHNVGGLPEWMKFELIEPLRELFKDEVRALGRELGMPESMLMRHPFPGPGLAIRIMGEVNAADLELLKEADSIFIEELHKWGLYDSVWQAFCVLLNVRSVGVMGDNRTYDNTICVRAVEAQDGMTATFSHLPYELLENISRRIINEVSGINRVVYDISSKPPATIEWE is encoded by the coding sequence ATGAATACACAAATTTTGGTGCTTGACTTTGGCAGTCAATACACGCAGCTTATCGCGCGTAGGCTTAGAGAATGCGGAATCTACACAGAGATAATGCCCTATAATGCAAGCATAGAATCTATCCGCGCTAAACGCGCACGCGGGCTAATACTTAGCGGCGGACCTGCAAGCGTGTATGAGGAGAATGCCTACAAGCTAGATTCTGCGATTTTCACACTGGGCGTGCCAATCCTTGGAATCTGCTATGGTATGCAGTATATCGCACATTTTTTTGGCGGAAGTGTGGTAAGGGCAGAGGCACAGGAGTTTGGCAAAGCGGTTTTAGAAATTGCGGATTTAAATTTGGCGTTGTTTAAGGGTGTAAAGCAAGATTCTATCGTGTGGATGAGCCACGCGGATAAGGTGGAGTCTCTACCTAGCGGCTTTGTGGAATTAGCTAAAAGTGGAAATACGCATTATTGTGCTATCGCGGACTTTAAACGAAATGTATATGCTTTGCAGTTTCACCCAGAAGTCGTGCATAGTGAGTGTGGCGGAGAGATTTTGCGGAATTTTGCTGTGGGGATTTGTGGGGCAGATACAAGCTGGAATATGCGGAATTTTGCGGAAAGTGAGATTGCAAAACTGCGTGAAAAAGTGCTTGGGGATTCTAAAAAAGTGGATTCTAAGCCAACGCAAGAAAATCTACAAGAAAAAGGGTTAGATTCTAATGCGGAAGGATTTTGTGATGATTTTAAGGGTTGTGCAGATTTTGAAGCAAGGAGTTTATTAAACATAAATGACGAAGCTACAAAATCAAACTCCCTTAAAAGCACGCAAAAGCCAACGCAGAAAGTGTTGTGTGCTGTGAGTGGGGGCGTAGATTCTAGCGTGGTAGCCATACTTCTTTATCGTGCCATAGGGGAGAATCTTATCCCTGTTTTTGTGGATACTGGGCTTTTAAGAAAGGGGGAGAGAGAAGCGGTAGAAGCGATGTTTAAAGAGAATCTAAAAGTGCCTTTGATTGTAGCAGACGCAAAAGAGCTATTTTTAGGAAGGTTAAAGGGTGTTACAGAGCCTGAGCAAAAGCGAAAAATAATTGGTGAAACCTTCATAGAAGTCTTTGAAGCTGAGGCTAAAAAGCACAACACAAAAGGTGAAATAAAATTCCTAGCACAAGGCACACTCTACCCTGATGTGATTGAATCTGTGAGCGTGAAAGGTCCTAGCAAAACGATAAAAAGCCACCATAATGTCGGCGGACTGCCTGAATGGATGAAGTTTGAGTTAATCGAGCCTTTAAGAGAGCTTTTTAAGGACGAGGTAAGGGCGTTAGGCAGAGAATTAGGAATGCCTGAATCTATGCTTATGAGGCACCCTTTCCCCGGACCCGGACTTGCCATACGCATTATGGGCGAGGTGAATGCGGCGGATTTAGAGCTATTGAAAGAAGCGGATTCTATCTTTATAGAAGAGCTGCATAAATGGGGTTTGTATGATAGCGTGTGGCAGGCATTTTGTGTGCTTTTAAATGTGCGAAGTGTGGGCGTAATGGGCGATAACCGCACTTATGATAATACTATTTGTGTAAGAGCCGTGGAAGCACAAGATGGAATGACAGCGACTTTTTCGCATCTGCCCTATGAGCTACTAGAAAATATCAGCCGCAGGATAATTAATGAAGTCTCAGGCATAAACCGCGTGGTGTATGATATAAGCTCTAAACCGCCTGCTACGATAGAGTGGGAGTAG
- a CDS encoding GNAT family N-acetyltransferase yields the protein MKLKNYNSSYHEALLGLFYNTLKNVNIKDYSKEQILAWAKALNVQEFDIKLKQNHTLIACKDREILGFASMKIQDDFALLEYLFISYKHQRQGIASLLCENVESKIKTPIITYASLSAKGFFEKRGYMCLKENKVQRSGIELVNFTM from the coding sequence TTGAAACTTAAAAACTACAATAGCTCTTATCACGAGGCTTTGCTAGGCTTGTTTTATAATACTCTTAAAAATGTAAATATTAAAGATTATAGTAAAGAGCAGATTTTAGCGTGGGCTAAAGCTCTTAATGTCCAAGAATTTGATATAAAACTCAAGCAAAATCACACTCTCATAGCCTGTAAAGATAGAGAAATTCTAGGTTTTGCAAGTATGAAAATACAAGATGATTTTGCTTTGCTTGAGTATCTTTTCATCTCTTATAAGCACCAAAGACAAGGCATAGCAAGTTTGCTTTGTGAAAATGTAGAAAGCAAGATAAAAACTCCTATCATCACTTATGCTTCACTTAGTGCAAAGGGCTTTTTTGAAAAAAGAGGTTATATGTGCTTAAAAGAAAATAAGGTGCAAAGAAGTGGCATTGAACTTGTAAATTTCACTATGTAA
- a CDS encoding pyridoxal-phosphate-dependent aminotransferase family protein yields the protein MTNVLLNPGPANTTLNVKLAQVVEDICPREREFGVTMEEVSNGLVEFVQGGVNKKAVLFGGSGTLAVESALSSIVGANDKLAIITNGAYGKRMEEIAKAHSLNFVVFQSSFLEPLDFDDVADFLQKEQPNFIAIIHSETTSGLLNDLHTLSKIAKNIDAKIIADCMSSYACYPLNLDEVDFIIASSNKNIQAIAGVSFVIANEDNILKASHSKSLYLNLKAQYEYFKAHFQMRFTPPVQTIYALKTAIDELRAEGLNMRFERYKANNTLLREGLKSLGFEIFPKRSFGVIITAITLPNNMSFESLHTHCKNHGYTIYPGKIDGLNMFRIANIGAITQNEIRGFLEVLRNFEK from the coding sequence ATGACAAATGTCCTATTAAATCCCGGTCCTGCAAACACTACACTAAATGTAAAGCTCGCGCAAGTAGTAGAGGATATATGCCCTAGAGAGAGGGAATTTGGCGTGACTATGGAGGAAGTAAGCAATGGGCTTGTAGAGTTCGTGCAAGGTGGAGTAAATAAAAAAGCCGTGTTATTTGGCGGAAGCGGGACTTTGGCGGTAGAATCTGCCCTAAGCTCGATCGTAGGAGCAAATGACAAGCTTGCTATTATTACAAATGGAGCTTATGGCAAGCGTATGGAAGAAATAGCAAAGGCTCACTCGCTTAATTTTGTGGTGTTTCAATCAAGTTTTTTAGAGCCACTTGATTTTGATGATGTTGCAGATTTTTTACAAAAAGAGCAACCAAATTTTATCGCAATTATCCATAGTGAGACTACAAGCGGACTATTAAATGATTTGCATACTTTAAGCAAAATTGCAAAAAATATAGATGCAAAAATTATCGCTGATTGTATGAGTAGCTACGCGTGCTATCCGCTAAACCTTGATGAAGTGGATTTTATCATCGCTTCAAGCAATAAAAACATTCAAGCAATAGCAGGAGTAAGCTTTGTGATAGCAAATGAGGACAATATCCTAAAAGCAAGCCATTCAAAAAGCCTATATCTCAATCTAAAAGCACAATATGAATATTTTAAGGCACACTTTCAAATGCGATTTACTCCACCGGTGCAAACCATCTATGCGCTAAAAACTGCGATTGATGAGCTAAGAGCTGAGGGGCTAAATATGCGATTTGAGCGATACAAGGCAAATAATACACTTTTAAGAGAGGGTTTAAAATCTCTTGGATTTGAGATTTTTCCAAAGCGATCTTTTGGCGTCATCATCACTGCTATTACCCTACCTAATAATATGAGCTTTGAATCTCTACATACACACTGCAAAAATCATGGCTATACGATTTATCCGGGCAAAATCGATGGGCTAAATATGTTTCGCATAGCAAACATTGGCGCGATTACCCAAAATGAGATAAGAGGATTTTTGGAGGTTTTGAGGAATTTTGAGAAATAA